The proteins below come from a single Polynucleobacter sp. MWH-UH23A genomic window:
- the radA gene encoding DNA repair protein RadA, whose amino-acid sequence MAKVKTVYICQSCGGTSAKWQGQCPSCQSWNTLEEGLPETTSNSRFQGLAQSLPRQKLSAITAEDLPRFSTGVEEFDRVLGGGLVPGGVVLLGGDPGIGKSTLLLQALAEMSAVGMNVLYSSGEESAAQIALRAKRISLNAPQLEVLAEIQLEKLISIMDTVKPQVLVVDSIQTLYSEVLSSAPGSVAQVRECAAQLTRAAKASGICVLMVGHVTKDGHLAGPRVLEHIVDTVLYFEGDTHSSFRLIRSIKNRFGAVNELGVFAMTEKGLRGVTNPSAIFLSQHEQMVPGACVLVTQEGSRPLLVEIQALVDTAHVPNPRRLAVGLEQARLAMLLAVLHRHAGVACFDQDVFLNAVGGVKISEPAADLAVLLAIQSSIRNRALPKELIVFGEVGLAGEIRPCPRGQERLKEAAKLGFTVAIIPKANMPKTKIAGLRVIPVERIDQAIAAAAELS is encoded by the coding sequence TTGGCTAAAGTAAAAACGGTTTATATCTGTCAGTCCTGTGGAGGCACTTCTGCGAAGTGGCAAGGGCAATGCCCATCTTGTCAGTCTTGGAACACTCTAGAAGAGGGTTTGCCAGAGACGACATCTAATTCTCGATTTCAGGGCTTGGCGCAATCTTTGCCCCGACAAAAGCTCTCGGCCATTACGGCGGAAGATTTGCCAAGATTTAGCACAGGTGTAGAAGAGTTTGATCGCGTATTGGGTGGCGGATTGGTTCCTGGTGGCGTTGTGCTCCTGGGCGGTGATCCTGGTATTGGTAAATCTACCCTGCTGTTGCAAGCTCTCGCGGAGATGAGTGCTGTTGGTATGAATGTTCTCTACAGTAGCGGCGAAGAATCCGCCGCACAAATTGCCTTACGCGCGAAGCGCATCTCATTAAATGCTCCGCAGTTAGAAGTCCTGGCCGAAATTCAGTTGGAGAAACTGATTTCGATTATGGATACCGTTAAGCCACAAGTATTAGTGGTGGATTCCATACAAACTTTGTATTCTGAAGTATTAAGCTCGGCTCCGGGATCGGTGGCGCAAGTGCGCGAGTGCGCCGCTCAATTAACCAGGGCGGCTAAGGCTAGTGGCATTTGTGTGTTAATGGTGGGGCATGTCACCAAAGATGGTCATTTAGCAGGTCCTCGAGTTCTCGAGCATATTGTCGATACCGTGTTGTACTTTGAGGGCGATACCCATTCTTCTTTTCGCTTAATTCGTTCTATCAAAAATCGCTTTGGTGCAGTGAACGAATTGGGCGTGTTTGCGATGACTGAAAAAGGTCTGCGCGGAGTGACAAATCCATCAGCTATTTTCTTGTCGCAACACGAGCAAATGGTTCCGGGAGCGTGTGTACTGGTAACTCAAGAGGGTAGCAGACCCCTGTTAGTTGAGATTCAGGCGCTTGTGGATACTGCGCATGTACCAAATCCTCGACGTTTAGCCGTTGGTTTAGAGCAGGCGCGCTTAGCTATGTTGCTGGCGGTTTTGCACCGTCATGCAGGTGTGGCTTGTTTTGATCAGGATGTGTTCTTAAATGCAGTTGGTGGCGTGAAGATTTCAGAGCCAGCTGCTGACTTGGCTGTACTGCTTGCGATTCAATCATCTATTCGTAATCGCGCGCTACCAAAAGAGTTGATTGTGTTTGGCGAAGTGGGTTTAGCGGGAGAAATCCGCCCATGTCCACGCGGGCAAGAGCGTCTAAAGGAAGCAGCAAAACTGGGCTTTACTGTTGCCATCATTCCGAAGGCCAATATGCCAAAGACAAAAATTGCAGGCTTGAGAGTGATTCCTGTGGAGCGTATTGATCAGGCGATCGCTGCAGCTGCAGAATTAAGTTAA
- the dapD gene encoding 2,3,4,5-tetrahydropyridine-2,6-dicarboxylate N-succinyltransferase encodes MSQSPQNIIEQAWENRANLSPNSVPGDVRSAVNAVLEGLNNGSIRVAERRDVGKWEVNQWVKKAVLLSFRLEDNIPMSAGGYTQFYDKVPSKFEGYTAADFAAGGFRVVPPAVARRGSFIGKNAVLMPSYVNIGAYVGEGTMVDTWATVGSCAQIGKNVHLSGGVGIGGVLEPIQAGPVIIEDNCFIGARSEVVEGVVIEENAVLSMGVYIGQSTKIYDRETGEVHYGRVPAGSVVVPGSLPSACGKYSLYAAVIVKKVDAQTRAKTAINELLRD; translated from the coding sequence ATGAGCCAATCACCACAAAACATCATTGAACAAGCCTGGGAAAACCGCGCAAACCTCTCACCAAACAGCGTTCCTGGAGATGTCCGTAGCGCAGTAAATGCCGTTTTAGAAGGCCTAAATAATGGCAGCATTCGAGTCGCCGAGCGTCGTGATGTGGGTAAGTGGGAAGTAAATCAATGGGTTAAGAAGGCTGTTCTGCTCTCTTTCCGCCTAGAAGACAATATTCCGATGAGCGCTGGGGGTTATACCCAGTTCTACGACAAGGTTCCAAGTAAGTTTGAGGGCTATACCGCTGCTGACTTTGCTGCAGGCGGTTTCCGTGTAGTACCACCAGCCGTTGCTCGTCGCGGCTCCTTTATTGGCAAAAATGCGGTGTTGATGCCTTCCTACGTCAATATTGGCGCTTATGTAGGCGAAGGTACCATGGTTGATACCTGGGCAACTGTTGGCTCTTGCGCCCAAATTGGTAAAAATGTTCACCTCTCTGGTGGCGTCGGAATCGGTGGTGTCTTGGAGCCAATTCAAGCTGGCCCGGTAATTATTGAAGATAACTGCTTTATTGGTGCTCGCTCTGAAGTGGTGGAAGGCGTTGTGATTGAAGAAAATGCTGTTCTCTCTATGGGGGTCTACATAGGACAAAGCACCAAGATTTACGATCGCGAAACTGGTGAAGTGCACTACGGTCGCGTTCCAGCAGGCTCAGTGGTTGTTCCTGGCTCGCTTCCTTCCGCCTGCGGCAAGTACAGTCTGTATGCTGCTGTGATTGTGAAAAAAGTAGATGCTCAAACACGAGCAAAAACCGCCATCAACGAATTGCTTCGCGACTAA
- a CDS encoding potassium transporter Kup, whose translation MLAAIGVVFGDIGTSPLYALKECFDPEHGIAFSPEALFGVIAMMIWSLILVVTFKYVLFVMRADNKGEGGVLSLMALALRSYKSDSKTYFCLMILGMLGACMLLGESVITPAISVLSAVEGIEIATPSLHKFIIPISLAILIALFLIQKFGTAAVGKLFGPITLAWFIVLAILGVINIGAAPQIIGAINPIHAVHFVSLHPTTAYIVMGAVVLVVTGVEALYLDMGHFGRNPVRYAWLFVVLPSLLINYLGQGALLLSNPSAASNPFYLMVPEWALWPVVALATAATVIASQAVISGAYSLVSQAILLGFMPRMTIMHTSDSEQGQIYVPVVNWALLFMVVITIIEFRASVNLAAAYGISVTSTMMITAVLLAVVMYREWKMNFILVIVLTSVFFVLDFSFWSANLIKIKDGGWYPLFLGLLIFTCLITWYRGRKLLRAKMVEGSIPLQAFVQGLLAHPPHRVEGTAIFLTAHVDYVPVAMLHNLKHNRVMHDRIFFVKLSTWDVPYVNDDQRITMKDFGGGVYLVRAVHGFKETPDINYVLKLIEKHEGIHFDVMDTSFFISRDTIVPSSSPGMALWREKLFSWMMQNAAKPSDFFRIPANRLVELGAKVEI comes from the coding sequence ATGCTCGCTGCCATTGGGGTGGTGTTTGGCGATATAGGAACAAGCCCGCTATATGCACTTAAAGAATGTTTTGATCCTGAGCATGGAATTGCATTTTCTCCAGAGGCTTTGTTCGGCGTAATTGCCATGATGATCTGGTCACTGATACTGGTGGTGACTTTTAAATATGTATTGTTTGTGATGCGAGCAGACAACAAGGGCGAAGGCGGCGTTCTCTCTTTGATGGCACTTGCTTTGCGATCATATAAGAGTGATTCAAAAACCTATTTCTGCTTGATGATTTTAGGCATGCTTGGTGCATGCATGCTTTTGGGTGAGTCTGTGATTACGCCGGCTATTTCCGTTCTTTCTGCGGTTGAGGGTATTGAAATCGCAACACCTAGTTTGCATAAATTCATTATTCCAATTTCGTTGGCCATCTTAATTGCGTTGTTTTTAATTCAGAAATTTGGAACCGCTGCCGTAGGAAAGCTGTTTGGTCCGATTACTTTGGCCTGGTTTATTGTGCTCGCCATTTTAGGAGTGATAAATATTGGTGCGGCACCACAAATTATTGGTGCGATTAATCCAATTCATGCAGTCCATTTTGTGTCCCTCCATCCCACAACTGCTTATATTGTGATGGGTGCCGTGGTGTTGGTCGTAACTGGGGTAGAAGCTTTGTATTTGGATATGGGACATTTTGGTAGAAATCCAGTTCGTTATGCATGGCTATTTGTGGTTTTACCAAGCTTATTAATTAATTACTTGGGCCAAGGTGCGCTACTACTTTCTAATCCAAGTGCTGCGTCTAATCCGTTTTATTTGATGGTTCCTGAATGGGCTCTATGGCCAGTAGTTGCTCTGGCAACAGCTGCCACGGTAATTGCGTCTCAAGCGGTTATATCTGGCGCCTATTCTCTTGTAAGTCAGGCAATATTGCTCGGCTTTATGCCGCGCATGACCATCATGCACACTTCAGATTCTGAGCAAGGACAGATTTATGTGCCAGTGGTTAACTGGGCCTTGTTGTTTATGGTCGTGATTACTATTATTGAGTTTAGGGCGTCTGTTAATTTGGCTGCCGCTTATGGCATTTCCGTGACATCGACCATGATGATTACTGCGGTATTGCTCGCAGTTGTGATGTATCGCGAATGGAAGATGAATTTTATTCTAGTGATTGTGCTTACATCTGTCTTTTTCGTTTTAGATTTTTCTTTCTGGAGTGCAAATCTCATCAAAATTAAAGATGGTGGTTGGTACCCATTATTTTTGGGGCTCTTAATTTTTACCTGCCTAATTACTTGGTATCGTGGCCGCAAACTATTGCGTGCCAAAATGGTTGAAGGTTCCATTCCACTGCAGGCTTTTGTTCAGGGCTTATTGGCTCACCCGCCACATCGAGTTGAGGGCACAGCAATCTTTTTGACAGCCCATGTCGATTATGTTCCAGTAGCAATGTTGCACAATTTAAAGCATAACCGGGTGATGCATGACCGGATCTTTTTTGTCAAGTTGAGCACTTGGGATGTGCCTTATGTAAACGATGACCAGCGCATTACGATGAAAGATTTTGGTGGGGGCGTGTATTTGGTTAGAGCAGTTCATGGGTTTAAAGAGACGCCTGATATTAATTATGTGCTTAAATTAATCGAGAAGCACGAAGGCATTCACTTTGACGTTATGGATACCTCTTTCTTTATTTCGCGGGATACCATTGTCCCCTCTTCATCGCCTGGTATGGCATTGTGGAGAGAAAAGCTTTTTAGTTGGATGATGCAGAATGCTGCAAAACCGTCCGATTTTTTTAGAATTCCAGCCAATCGCTTGGTTGAGCTTGGGGCTAAGGTGGAAATTTGA
- the dapE gene encoding succinyl-diaminopimelate desuccinylase, whose amino-acid sequence MSAALELTEALIACRSVTPADGGCQDLIAKRLQAIGFHTESVISGPENFQVTNLWAIKKGKAGDQGKVLMFAGHTDVVPTGPVEKWTSDPFTPSIRDGKLYGRGAADMKTSLAGFVVATEEFVTSHPDHQGSIAFLITSDEEGPANDGTVIMCERLQKQGQRLDYCVIGEPTSVDQIGDMIKNGRRGSLSGKLKVKGIQAHIAYPHLGKNPIHLSAPALTALVETEWDQGNEYFQPTSFQISNVHAGTGANNVIPGELVVDFNFRFSTESKPEQLRERLEKILSDADLDFEIDWVLGGSPFITGDGDLAGALRKAIKSETQVDTELSTTGGTSDGRFIAKVCKEVVEFGPLNATSHKIDECVNVDDVEPLKNIYRKTLEQLIA is encoded by the coding sequence ATGAGCGCCGCCCTTGAGCTAACCGAAGCTCTCATTGCATGTCGTTCCGTCACTCCGGCGGATGGCGGCTGCCAAGATTTAATTGCCAAGCGTTTGCAAGCCATTGGCTTTCATACAGAAAGCGTTATCAGTGGCCCTGAAAATTTTCAAGTTACAAACTTATGGGCAATTAAAAAGGGTAAAGCTGGCGATCAAGGCAAAGTGCTCATGTTTGCCGGTCATACCGACGTTGTCCCAACTGGCCCAGTAGAGAAATGGACTAGTGATCCATTCACGCCAAGCATTCGCGATGGCAAGCTATATGGTCGAGGCGCTGCTGATATGAAAACATCTCTCGCTGGCTTTGTTGTTGCCACAGAAGAGTTTGTCACCTCACATCCAGATCACCAAGGTTCGATTGCTTTTCTGATTACAAGCGATGAAGAAGGTCCAGCTAACGATGGCACCGTGATCATGTGTGAGCGCCTCCAAAAACAGGGTCAGCGTTTAGATTACTGCGTGATAGGTGAACCCACTTCAGTAGATCAAATAGGCGACATGATTAAGAATGGTCGTCGAGGATCCCTATCTGGCAAATTAAAGGTCAAAGGTATTCAGGCTCACATTGCCTACCCTCACCTTGGCAAAAACCCCATTCATTTGTCAGCCCCAGCGCTTACCGCTTTAGTTGAAACTGAATGGGATCAAGGAAATGAGTATTTCCAACCAACCAGCTTTCAGATCTCCAATGTGCATGCTGGCACCGGAGCAAACAATGTCATTCCCGGCGAATTAGTGGTCGACTTTAATTTCCGCTTCTCCACAGAGAGTAAGCCTGAGCAATTGCGCGAGCGTCTAGAAAAAATCTTGAGTGATGCTGACCTAGACTTCGAAATTGATTGGGTTCTGGGTGGCAGCCCATTTATTACAGGCGATGGCGATTTAGCAGGCGCATTGCGCAAAGCAATTAAATCTGAAACCCAAGTGGATACCGAGCTCTCTACAACTGGCGGCACCAGTGATGGTCGCTTTATCGCCAAGGTCTGCAAAGAAGTTGTGGAATTCGGGCCTCTAAATGCTACTAGCCACAAAATCGATGAGTGCGTAAACGTTGATGATGTTGAGCCACTCAAAAACATCTATCGCAAAACACTTGAGCAGCTTATTGCTTAA
- the smc gene encoding chromosome segregation protein SMC translates to MQLKSIKLSGFKSFVDPTHFEMPGQLIGVVGPNGCGKSNIIDAVRWVLGESRASELRGESMQDVIFNGSGLRKPSGRASVELIFDNSEGRAQGQWSAFTELGIKRVLTRDGNSSYYVNNQVVRRKDIQDIFLGTGMGPRGYAIIGQGTINRILEAKPEELRVFLEEAAGVSKYKERRKETAARLEDTVENLTRVEDILRELDQQLTRLEKQATVAERHAELSAQMKSQQQLLWFVRQTEAGKEQERHANGIRDTQVNLEEQTAKLRHSEAELETMRTQQYALQDKVSEAQGELYQTNADVSQVESQIHYVQEARQRLQQQTQDLQAQLQRWTVQETDAAQAQRTTEHELTLAGEKEQTLLTELNGLQEQMPSRDEAYQNASRDLNNARETLATIEQRLASFGERIRSMAAQADELKGRETRLTSELDGMRRPDAEALQMAIDRHAMAQRKVEEARARASETQQRVPAADEARNAAQQKIQVANQDLAQTEAKLTALTALQASVQAQGKIGPWLESKGLKESKRLWQELKVESGWEAALESVLRERLAAVTAKSVQETLALANDAPPSRLAILLTEEISPAHTSAPADFTPLLSRVQSAGAARLTAVLQEWLDNIYIASSLEDALHRREKLPAGGAFVTQQGHLVSRVGVQLYAADSEQAGMLARAQEMESLEKQLRAQQLMQSELQGELDQCVANYQAAHQAAEQARIAAEQSVQEAHGFEVERMQLTQAEEQYSQRATQIQNELSELRQQMEQLSLTHEQAAAELSQLEDSKQGHQEALSQAQQKLELASQERDHLRESLRVAEMAAQEAAFATRSLQQRIADLQRDQSTARTQIMEIQDKHDQATQELETLSDEEAQEKLQGLLLARSAREAALANARTEQDALLHQLREADEARMQIERSLQPMRDKVVDLQLREQAARLNYEQFATLLADAEADLSALEASFSPDLKIGALQSEVNRLNTEIQSLGPVNMAALDELASSRERKQFLDAQSADLNEAMQTLTDAIAKIDAETRDLLQGTFNQVNTHFGKLFPELFGGGHAELVMTGEEILDSGVQVMAQPPGKKNSSIHLLSGGEKALTAIALVFSLFLLNPAPFCLLDEVDAPLDDANTLRYAQMVAKMSEKTQFVFISHNKITMEIAHQLIGVTMQEQGVSRIVAVDISSAVSMVEAA, encoded by the coding sequence GTGCAACTGAAATCCATCAAACTTTCCGGCTTTAAGTCTTTCGTTGACCCAACCCATTTTGAAATGCCTGGCCAATTAATTGGCGTTGTAGGCCCAAATGGTTGTGGAAAGTCCAACATTATTGATGCTGTTCGCTGGGTTTTGGGTGAATCCCGTGCCAGTGAATTGCGTGGTGAATCCATGCAGGATGTCATTTTTAATGGTTCTGGTTTACGTAAACCATCTGGCCGCGCCAGCGTTGAACTCATTTTTGATAATTCTGAAGGTCGTGCTCAAGGTCAATGGAGCGCATTTACTGAATTAGGTATTAAACGTGTACTGACGCGTGACGGTAATTCTAGTTATTACGTGAATAACCAAGTGGTACGTCGCAAGGATATTCAAGATATTTTCTTGGGCACTGGTATGGGTCCAAGAGGTTACGCGATTATTGGTCAGGGAACGATCAATCGAATTTTAGAAGCGAAACCAGAAGAGTTGCGTGTATTCCTTGAGGAAGCAGCTGGCGTTTCTAAATATAAAGAGCGTCGCAAAGAAACCGCAGCTCGTCTTGAAGATACTGTAGAAAATTTAACGCGTGTTGAAGATATTCTGCGCGAACTCGATCAGCAGCTGACTCGTCTCGAAAAGCAGGCAACAGTTGCTGAGCGTCATGCTGAACTTTCTGCGCAAATGAAATCGCAGCAACAGCTTTTGTGGTTTGTCCGTCAGACCGAGGCTGGTAAAGAGCAAGAGCGCCATGCCAACGGCATTCGCGACACTCAAGTGAATTTGGAAGAGCAAACAGCAAAGCTGCGCCACTCTGAAGCTGAGCTTGAAACCATGCGTACTCAACAGTACGCCTTACAAGACAAGGTATCTGAAGCACAGGGTGAGCTGTATCAAACTAATGCTGATGTAAGTCAGGTTGAATCACAAATTCATTATGTTCAAGAAGCACGCCAACGATTGCAACAACAAACTCAAGATCTGCAAGCACAATTACAGCGCTGGACCGTGCAAGAGACCGATGCTGCGCAGGCGCAACGTACTACTGAACACGAGCTCACATTAGCAGGTGAAAAAGAACAAACCTTGCTAACAGAGTTAAATGGTTTGCAAGAGCAAATGCCAAGTCGCGATGAGGCTTATCAAAATGCTTCTCGAGATTTGAATAACGCCCGTGAGACCTTGGCAACAATTGAGCAACGTCTTGCCAGTTTTGGTGAGCGTATTCGTTCAATGGCTGCACAGGCTGATGAGCTAAAAGGTCGCGAGACGCGCTTAACGAGCGAGCTTGATGGTATGCGTCGTCCGGACGCTGAAGCATTGCAAATGGCGATTGATCGTCATGCTATGGCGCAACGTAAGGTAGAAGAGGCAAGAGCACGCGCTAGTGAAACTCAGCAACGCGTTCCAGCGGCCGATGAGGCTCGTAATGCCGCACAGCAAAAGATACAAGTTGCCAATCAAGATTTAGCACAAACAGAGGCTAAGCTAACGGCACTAACTGCTTTGCAAGCAAGCGTTCAGGCGCAAGGCAAGATTGGTCCATGGTTGGAAAGTAAGGGGCTCAAAGAAAGTAAGCGACTCTGGCAAGAATTAAAAGTGGAGAGTGGTTGGGAAGCCGCTCTTGAATCAGTATTGCGTGAGCGTTTAGCCGCGGTAACAGCAAAAAGCGTTCAAGAAACATTGGCATTAGCGAATGATGCACCTCCAAGCCGTTTGGCAATTTTGCTCACTGAGGAAATTAGCCCTGCGCATACATCTGCCCCGGCGGATTTCACGCCTTTACTAAGTCGCGTGCAAAGTGCTGGCGCCGCTCGATTGACTGCAGTGTTACAAGAGTGGTTAGACAATATTTATATTGCCTCTAGTCTTGAAGATGCCTTACATCGCCGCGAAAAGCTTCCTGCCGGCGGTGCATTTGTTACCCAGCAAGGACATTTAGTAAGTCGTGTCGGCGTTCAGCTTTATGCGGCTGATTCTGAGCAAGCTGGCATGTTGGCGCGCGCTCAAGAGATGGAAAGTCTTGAGAAGCAATTACGCGCTCAACAATTAATGCAAAGTGAATTGCAGGGTGAACTTGATCAGTGCGTAGCGAATTACCAAGCCGCTCATCAGGCTGCGGAGCAAGCCCGCATTGCCGCTGAGCAGTCTGTGCAAGAGGCCCATGGCTTCGAAGTGGAAAGAATGCAATTGACTCAAGCTGAAGAGCAATATAGTCAGCGCGCTACGCAGATTCAGAATGAGTTGAGCGAGCTGCGTCAGCAAATGGAGCAGTTGAGTTTGACTCATGAACAAGCTGCTGCTGAGCTAAGCCAGTTGGAAGATTCCAAACAGGGGCATCAAGAAGCGTTATCTCAAGCTCAGCAAAAATTAGAGCTCGCCAGTCAAGAGCGCGACCATTTACGTGAGTCTTTGCGTGTTGCCGAGATGGCTGCTCAAGAAGCGGCATTTGCTACTCGCTCACTCCAACAGCGTATTGCTGATTTGCAGCGTGATCAAAGTACTGCGCGTACCCAAATCATGGAGATTCAGGATAAACATGATCAAGCTACACAAGAGCTAGAAACCCTCAGTGATGAAGAAGCACAGGAGAAGTTGCAGGGCTTGTTATTAGCCCGGAGTGCGCGCGAAGCTGCATTAGCAAACGCGCGCACGGAGCAGGATGCTCTATTGCACCAATTGCGCGAGGCTGATGAAGCCCGCATGCAAATTGAGCGTAGCTTGCAACCGATGCGAGATAAGGTGGTTGATCTCCAGTTACGTGAACAAGCTGCTCGTTTGAACTATGAGCAATTTGCGACATTGCTGGCCGATGCAGAGGCTGATCTAAGTGCTTTAGAGGCAAGCTTTAGTCCTGATCTGAAGATTGGCGCACTACAAAGCGAAGTCAATCGTCTTAATACTGAAATTCAGTCTTTGGGCCCGGTAAATATGGCTGCTTTAGATGAGCTCGCCAGCTCTCGTGAGCGTAAGCAGTTCTTAGATGCGCAATCTGCAGACTTGAATGAAGCAATGCAGACGCTGACAGATGCAATCGCCAAGATCGATGCCGAGACACGTGATTTATTGCAGGGTACCTTTAATCAAGTCAATACACACTTTGGAAAACTTTTCCCAGAATTGTTCGGTGGTGGACACGCTGAATTGGTTATGACTGGTGAAGAAATTCTGGACTCTGGCGTTCAGGTAATGGCGCAGCCTCCTGGTAAGAAAAATAGCAGCATTCATTTACTCTCTGGCGGTGAAAAAGCCTTGACTGCGATTGCCTTGGTTTTCTCATTATTCTTATTGAATCCGGCTCCGTTCTGTTTGCTAGATGAGGTTGATGCGCCATTAGACGATGCAAATACCTTGCGTTACGCGCAGATGGTTGCCAAAATGTCAGAAAAGACACAGTTTGTATTCATTTCGCATAATAAGATCACCATGGAAATTGCACATCAGTTAATTGGCGTCACGATGCAAGAGCAAGGCGTATCTCGTATTGTTGCCGTGGATATTTCTTCGGCGGTTTCTATGGTGGAGGCTGCTTAA
- the prmB gene encoding 50S ribosomal protein L3 N(5)-glutamine methyltransferase encodes MDPEPSQALSVNQSIELISQKLEAANLHYGHGAIDAQSEALWIVSKQLGLSPADALDHLDQTLTGEQHQLALAVADERITSRKPLAYILGEAWLMGVPFFCSEQSIVPRSWIAELIVDGSLEPWLPADGKVLDLCTGNGSLAILLALSCPDIHVSACDISLPALSVAARNVDRHGLGTQVELLEGDLWEALPEPNEDNLFDLIICNPPYVNADSMSALPAEYHAEPALALAGGDDGMDLIRRIIASAPDYLSERGAILIEIGNEYENFKKAFPQIPVIWMEVSAGEEQVLLIQAEDLR; translated from the coding sequence ATGGACCCTGAGCCTTCACAAGCCCTTTCAGTCAATCAATCGATTGAACTCATCAGTCAAAAATTAGAAGCCGCGAATTTACACTACGGGCATGGCGCAATTGATGCGCAAAGTGAAGCCCTATGGATTGTTAGCAAACAATTAGGGCTGAGTCCTGCTGATGCACTTGACCATTTAGATCAAACCCTCACGGGTGAGCAACATCAACTAGCACTGGCTGTTGCAGATGAACGCATCACTTCCCGCAAGCCACTTGCTTACATTCTTGGTGAAGCTTGGTTGATGGGGGTTCCATTTTTCTGCAGCGAACAAAGCATTGTTCCGCGCTCTTGGATTGCAGAGCTCATTGTTGATGGCTCATTAGAGCCATGGCTTCCAGCAGATGGGAAAGTACTAGATCTTTGTACTGGTAATGGATCACTAGCAATCTTATTGGCACTTTCATGTCCAGATATTCACGTTAGTGCATGTGACATCAGTTTACCCGCACTCTCAGTGGCAGCTCGTAACGTCGACCGTCATGGCTTAGGTACTCAGGTGGAGTTACTAGAGGGCGATCTATGGGAGGCTTTGCCAGAACCAAACGAAGACAATCTATTTGATCTGATTATTTGCAACCCGCCTTATGTAAATGCCGACTCCATGAGTGCTTTACCAGCTGAATACCATGCCGAGCCTGCGTTAGCGCTTGCTGGTGGTGACGATGGTATGGATCTCATCAGAAGAATTATTGCCAGTGCGCCCGACTACCTCTCTGAGCGTGGCGCAATTTTGATTGAAATTGGCAATGAGTATGAGAACTTCAAAAAAGCGTTTCCTCAAATACCTGTGATTTGGATGGAAGTTTCCGCCGGCGAAGAGCAAGTGCTACTCATTCAAGCGGAAGATTTGCGCTAA